The DNA region AAACGAGAAGCCGCGAGGCCGAACGTAAACGCAAGGATGAACGCCAACAGCCCCAAGGTGGCGGCGATGATCTCTCCGACCGGCGCTTCCTTTTCCTCAACGGAAGTACGACGCCGACGCCTGCCGAAGCGATAGCCGAGTTCGATCGAAACCAGAACGATCGCAATCACGGAGACGAACGATCCCCAAAGCGGCAAACGATCCAAGACTGCAAAGATAGCCATCGCCCTTCCCCGTCGATTGGATTTCGCAGAATGCAAAATCGCCTACCAAGTCGACTCACCGACTCGCCACCGGAGTCGTTTCGGAGTCGGGCTTGTGGGCTTCGAAGTACGCTTTCTTGCCCCCTCCCAGTAATGTTTCGGGGCTCATCGTCGCGAAGAGATGCAGCGAGCGAGCGACCACACCGGTCCAGCCGGTCTGGTGGTTGGCGCCGAGGCCGGCGCCGTTGTCGCCGTGGAAGTATTCGAAGAACTGGAGGCAGTCGCGCCAGTGCGGATCGTGCTGGAACTTTTCGGTGCCGCCGAACACGGGGCGCCGGCCGACCTCGTCTTTGAGGAAGATGGCGGCGTTGCGGCGCGCGATCTCTTCCGACACTTGATACAACGTCATCTGCCGGCCCGAGCCCGTCGGGCACTCCACGGTGAAATCGTCGCCGTAGTAGTTGTAATATTGCAACAGCGCTCGCACGATCAGCGTGTTAACCGGCATCCAGATCGGGCCGCGCCAATTCGAGTTGCCGCCGAACATTCCGGAGTCGGATTCCGCCGGCAAGTACGATACGCGGTACTCTTGTCCGCCGGCTTGGATGACGTACGGATGCTCCGCATGGATGCGCGACAACGAGCGAATGCCGAACTCACTGAGGAATTCGTTTTCGTCGAGCATCTTCGCCAGCACGCGGCGGAGTTTGGTTTCATCGAGAATCGAGGCGAGCCGGCGACCATTGACGCCGGGCTTGAGAGGGTCGTGAATCTCTTCTCGCAACTCGGGCCGCGCTTCGAGGAACCAACGAAGCCGTTCGCCCACTTCCGGGTACTTCCTCATCGCCTCACCATCGAACGAAGTCGCCGCGCAGAGCGGCAAGAGTCCGACCATCGATCGCACCTTCAAGCGCTGCGAGCTGCCGTCGGGTAACCGAAGCACATCGTAAAAGAACCCGTCTTCCTCGTCCCACATTCCCGTGTCGCCGCCCATGTGCCCCATCGACGAGGCGATCCAGAGGAAGTGTTCCGTGAATTTCAGCGACATCTCCACATATTCCGGATCGGTCAGCGTTAGCTCTACGGCGATCTCAAGCATGTTCTGACAGAAGAGCGCCATCCAAGCGGTCCCGTCGGCTTGTTCGAGATAGCCGCCGGTCGGCAGCGGTGCGCTGCGGTCGAACACGCCGATGTTGTCGAGCCCGAGGAAGCCTCCTTCGAAGACGTTTCGTCCGGAGCGGTCCTTACGATTGACCCACCAAGTGAAATTCAAGAGCAACTTTTGAAAGCAGCTCTTGAGCCATTCGCGGTCTCCCTCTCCCTTCTGGGCCCTTTCCAAGCGATAGGTGAAGATCGTCGACCAAGCGTGCACCGGCGGGTTGACGTCGCCGAAGTTCCACTCGTAGGCCGGCATCTGGCCGTTGGGATGCATGTAGCGCTCGCGCAACATCAGCTTGAGTTGCTGCTTGCCGAAGTCGGCGTCGACGAGCGTCAGCGCGATGACGTGGAACGCCAAGTCCCAAGCGGCGTACCAGGGATACTCCCACTTGTCGGGCATCGAGATGATGTCGCCGTTGTACATGTGGTGCCAATGCTCATTGCGAGGGGCCGCCTTACGCGTCGCCTTGAACGGATCGGACCCTCGTTCCTCCAGCCACTTGTCGACGTCGTAGTGGTAGAACTGTTTGCTCCAGAGCATGCCGGCCAGCGCCTGCCGCATAAGGTCGGCTTGATCCGCATTGAGCGACTTCGGCGTGATCGCAGCGTAGAACTCGTCGGCCTCTTCGCGACG from Planctomycetia bacterium includes:
- a CDS encoding glucosidase, with the protein product MTAEQRRLDEAGEKSAPWKKWGPYLSERQWGTVREDYSEGGDAWNYFTHDQARSRAYRWGEDGLAGISDDQQRLCFALALWNGNDPIIKERLFGLTNGESNHGEDVKEYYFYLDSTPTHSYMKYLYKYPQAAYPYEDLVNTSRRRGRNEMEYELLDTGVFDDDRYFDVFVEYAKASPEDILVQVTVHNRGPEAAELHLLPTLWFRNQWSWHGAPDRPRLRVAEGAGANVVQAIDPVLGSRYLYCEGDVELLFTENETNTQQIFGVANRTPYVKDGINNYIVHGKQDAVNPEKEGTKVAAHSRLTVGAGESKTVRLRLSASAPIPTAPKNGKASDLFAQFDDIVKTRREEADEFYAAITPKSLNADQADLMRQALAGMLWSKQFYHYDVDKWLEERGSDPFKATRKAAPRNEHWHHMYNGDIISMPDKWEYPWYAAWDLAFHVIALTLVDADFGKQQLKLMLRERYMHPNGQMPAYEWNFGDVNPPVHAWSTIFTYRLERAQKGEGDREWLKSCFQKLLLNFTWWVNRKDRSGRNVFEGGFLGLDNIGVFDRSAPLPTGGYLEQADGTAWMALFCQNMLEIAVELTLTDPEYVEMSLKFTEHFLWIASSMGHMGGDTGMWDEEDGFFYDVLRLPDGSSQRLKVRSMVGLLPLCAATSFDGEAMRKYPEVGERLRWFLEARPELREEIHDPLKPGVNGRRLASILDETKLRRVLAKMLDENEFLSEFGIRSLSRIHAEHPYVIQAGGQEYRVSYLPAESDSGMFGGNSNWRGPIWMPVNTLIVRALLQYYNYYGDDFTVECPTGSGRQMTLYQVSEEIARRNAAIFLKDEVGRRPVFGGTEKFQHDPHWRDCLQFFEYFHGDNGAGLGANHQTGWTGVVARSLHLFATMSPETLLGGGKKAYFEAHKPDSETTPVASR